From a region of the Nonlabens sp. Hel1_33_55 genome:
- a CDS encoding S8 family peptidase — protein MKTLFTLMAMVFVTSLSAQELHALVYFKDKPNVQTSLENPSTILTQRALDRKLRHGVAVDERDVPVNQNYINTLKSQNGIDYRTQSKWFNAAHVVGTFENLEQLTNLDFVDRVDYADQTKSVSIDQDEKFDEEITLPADYGGATNQIEMIGLDDLHNRGFTGDNMWMAITDSGFPRVNVNRAFETARMEGRILGGYDFVAGDESIYGDNFHGARVFSIIAGQISEGNDQYIGTAPDASYFLFRTEDHRSETPVEMSYWVAAAERADSLGVDVVNVSLGYLGFDNSNESLTYQDIDGSSFISRGATTASEKGLLIVTSAGNFGRSSTYPWIGAPADAPGVFAIGAVTASGNKSDFSSIGPTVDGRIRPSVVAQGTATVLVEEIGDRVVTGNGTSYSGPVIAGAMACLLQAYPNLTPAQLMEAVQNSSSQGSNPDNQLGYGIPDFGETFQTLSGQELMQDENINYYVRDNVLYINAAQGESAVPFQLFNLQGQLLIDKKILQVDTVDLNAFTTGIYLFRIQEDAKAFKIGLK, from the coding sequence ATGAAAACCCTATTTACTCTAATGGCGATGGTCTTTGTGACCTCGCTTTCTGCCCAAGAACTACATGCTTTGGTTTATTTTAAGGATAAGCCTAACGTGCAAACTTCGTTAGAAAATCCATCGACTATATTGACTCAACGAGCTCTGGATCGCAAATTGCGCCATGGTGTAGCGGTCGATGAACGTGATGTTCCCGTAAATCAGAATTATATAAATACGCTGAAGTCCCAAAACGGAATAGATTATCGCACGCAATCCAAGTGGTTCAATGCGGCTCACGTGGTTGGGACTTTTGAAAACCTAGAGCAATTAACAAACCTGGATTTTGTGGATCGTGTGGATTATGCAGACCAGACAAAAAGCGTCTCCATTGATCAAGATGAAAAATTTGACGAGGAGATCACCTTACCAGCAGATTATGGTGGTGCCACCAACCAAATCGAAATGATAGGTCTAGACGATCTTCACAATCGTGGTTTTACCGGCGACAACATGTGGATGGCAATTACAGACAGCGGTTTTCCTAGAGTGAATGTCAATCGCGCATTTGAGACCGCTAGAATGGAAGGTAGGATTTTGGGAGGTTATGATTTTGTCGCTGGCGATGAGAGTATTTATGGCGATAATTTCCATGGTGCTCGTGTTTTTAGCATCATAGCTGGACAGATAAGTGAAGGAAACGATCAATATATAGGAACCGCACCAGATGCAAGTTATTTCCTGTTTAGGACAGAAGACCATCGGTCAGAAACTCCTGTAGAGATGAGTTACTGGGTCGCAGCTGCAGAGCGTGCTGACTCCTTAGGAGTTGATGTAGTCAATGTTTCTTTGGGCTATTTAGGTTTTGATAATTCCAACGAGAGTTTGACCTATCAGGATATAGATGGTTCTTCCTTTATTTCTCGCGGTGCCACTACAGCGTCAGAAAAAGGACTGTTGATAGTGACCAGCGCCGGGAATTTTGGTCGTAGTTCTACCTATCCATGGATTGGAGCTCCAGCAGACGCTCCAGGCGTGTTTGCCATAGGAGCCGTGACCGCTAGTGGTAACAAATCTGATTTTTCAAGCATAGGACCTACAGTTGATGGTCGCATACGACCTAGTGTCGTGGCTCAGGGAACCGCAACGGTACTGGTAGAAGAAATAGGAGATCGTGTCGTTACCGGTAATGGTACCAGTTATAGTGGTCCGGTAATAGCTGGTGCAATGGCGTGTTTGCTGCAGGCTTACCCTAATCTCACTCCAGCGCAATTGATGGAAGCGGTTCAGAATTCAAGTAGCCAAGGATCAAATCCCGACAATCAATTGGGATATGGTATACCTGATTTTGGAGAGACATTCCAGACATTATCGGGTCAAGAATTAATGCAAGACGAGAACATCAATTATTATGTGCGCGATAATGTGCTTTATATTAATGCCGCTCAAGGCGAAAGCGCAGTTCCTTTCCAGCTTTTCAATCTACAAGGTCAACTGTTGATCGACAAAAAAATATTGCAAGTGGACACCGTGGATTTAAATGCATTTACAACAGGTATCTATCTTTTCAGAATCCAAGAAGATGCCAAAGCCTTTAAAATAGGATTGAAGTAG
- a CDS encoding DUF2007 domain-containing protein: MKNHIKILTSDSITINRVASVLESENIKVLIKDQTESGRLAGFGVPDNSVELYIQETDLKKAQEFVAELG, encoded by the coding sequence ATGAAAAACCACATTAAAATTTTGACCAGTGACTCGATTACGATAAACAGAGTTGCGAGTGTGCTGGAAAGCGAGAACATTAAAGTTCTTATTAAAGATCAAACCGAATCTGGTAGACTTGCTGGATTTGGCGTTCCGGATAATAGCGTAGAGCTTTATATACAGGAAACTGACCTTAAAAAAGCACAAGAATTCGTCGCTGAGTTGGGGTAA
- a CDS encoding NAD(P)H-dependent flavin oxidoreductase — translation MNNKILDLFKIKYPIVQGGMVWASGWKLASAVSNAGGLGLIGAGSMYPDVLRKHIQKTKKATNKPYGVNVPLLYSDLDEILEIIKEEKVPIVFTSAGNPKSYTPQLKEAGITVVHVVSSVKFALKSQEAGVDAVVAEGFEAGGHNGREESTTLTLIPQVAKAIKIPLMAAGGIATGRVMLAAMTLGADGVQVGSRFVCTPEASSHINFKNAIVEAGEGDTHLTLKELAPVRLMRNKFWNEVQELYKQSPTKEDLTNLLGRARAKKGMFEGDMDNGELEIGQVSGLINDIIPAAQVVKDMVTEYEQARKEMLEKSLHA, via the coding sequence ATGAACAATAAAATCTTAGACCTTTTTAAAATCAAATATCCCATCGTTCAAGGTGGAATGGTGTGGGCGAGTGGTTGGAAGTTGGCCAGTGCGGTAAGCAATGCTGGAGGTTTGGGATTAATAGGAGCTGGATCCATGTATCCAGATGTTTTGCGAAAACATATTCAAAAAACTAAAAAAGCAACCAACAAGCCATACGGCGTTAATGTACCATTGCTCTATTCTGATCTTGATGAGATTCTAGAGATTATTAAGGAAGAAAAAGTGCCCATCGTTTTTACAAGCGCTGGAAACCCAAAGAGCTATACGCCTCAATTAAAAGAAGCTGGAATTACAGTAGTGCACGTAGTAAGCTCAGTCAAGTTTGCCTTAAAATCTCAAGAAGCTGGAGTAGATGCAGTCGTTGCAGAAGGTTTTGAAGCTGGCGGCCACAATGGTCGTGAGGAATCCACCACATTAACGCTCATTCCACAAGTAGCAAAAGCAATTAAGATACCGTTAATGGCAGCTGGTGGCATTGCAACTGGTAGAGTGATGCTAGCAGCAATGACTTTAGGAGCAGATGGAGTACAAGTAGGAAGCAGATTTGTTTGCACACCAGAAGCCAGTAGTCACATCAACTTCAAAAATGCTATTGTAGAGGCTGGTGAAGGCGACACTCATTTAACCTTAAAAGAACTGGCTCCAGTCCGTTTAATGCGTAATAAGTTCTGGAATGAGGTTCAAGAATTATATAAGCAGTCACCAACTAAGGAAGATCTTACAAACCTGCTAGGTCGTGCCAGAGCCAAAAAAGGAATGTTTGAAGGCGATATGGACAATGGTGAACTCGAGATAGGGCAAGTATCTGGATTGATCAACGATATTATTCCAGCAGCCCAAGTCGTAAAAGACATGGTAACGGAATATGAGCAAGCACGCAAGGAAATGTTAGAAAAGTCTCTCCATGCCTAG
- the mnmA gene encoding tRNA 2-thiouridine(34) synthase MnmA, whose amino-acid sequence MAKVVVGLSGGVDSSVAAHLLKEQGHEVIGLFMKNWHDDTVTISDECPWLEDSNDAMLVADKLGIPFQTVDLSEQYKERIVNYMFDEYARGRTPNPDVLCNREIKFDVFMDIALDLGADFVATGHYCQKETTTIDGKEIHHLIAGADPGKDQSYFLCQVSQEQLSKTLFPIGHLQKSKVREIAAAQDLITAGKKDSQGLCFIGKVRLPDFLQQQLKPKTGNIVEIPTHLSVSRMSELSNEDEVYSLSRKRTYQESEGILKGQHQGAHYFTRGQRRGLNVGGTPEPLFVIETDVESNTIFVGQGKDHAGLYRRGLFIKPDEVHWIRTDLQLEIGQSMDVMGRIRYRQKLEPATLHQRADGLYMIFDEPQSAISPGQFAAWYDNGECLGSGVIA is encoded by the coding sequence ATGGCAAAAGTAGTAGTAGGACTTTCTGGTGGTGTAGATTCCAGCGTGGCGGCTCATTTATTAAAGGAGCAAGGTCACGAGGTGATAGGTCTATTCATGAAGAACTGGCACGATGATACTGTGACAATTAGTGATGAATGTCCGTGGTTGGAAGATTCCAACGACGCGATGCTCGTGGCAGATAAACTGGGAATCCCTTTTCAAACGGTCGATTTGAGCGAGCAATACAAAGAGCGTATTGTCAATTACATGTTTGATGAATACGCTCGCGGCCGCACGCCTAACCCTGACGTATTATGTAATCGTGAGATTAAGTTCGATGTTTTTATGGACATCGCATTGGATTTAGGAGCAGATTTTGTGGCGACAGGCCACTATTGCCAGAAGGAGACAACAACCATAGATGGTAAAGAAATCCACCATTTAATAGCAGGCGCAGATCCTGGAAAAGATCAGAGTTATTTTCTGTGTCAGGTTTCACAGGAGCAGCTCTCCAAAACCCTTTTCCCAATCGGTCATCTTCAAAAAAGTAAGGTACGCGAGATCGCCGCAGCTCAAGATTTAATCACCGCAGGAAAAAAGGACAGTCAAGGATTGTGCTTTATAGGTAAAGTCAGATTACCAGATTTTTTGCAACAGCAACTCAAGCCTAAAACTGGAAACATCGTAGAAATACCAACGCACTTGAGTGTTTCCAGAATGTCAGAATTGAGCAATGAAGATGAGGTGTACTCGCTTTCGCGAAAGCGGACTTATCAAGAATCTGAAGGAATTTTAAAAGGACAACATCAAGGAGCACACTATTTCACTCGTGGCCAGCGCCGCGGTCTCAATGTAGGTGGAACTCCAGAACCGTTGTTTGTTATTGAAACTGATGTAGAGTCGAATACCATTTTTGTGGGTCAAGGCAAGGATCACGCGGGATTGTATCGTCGCGGCTTGTTCATAAAACCCGACGAAGTGCACTGGATTAGGACAGATTTACAATTGGAAATAGGGCAGTCCATGGATGTTATGGGGCGCATACGTTACCGTCAAAAATTGGAGCCAGCAACGCTACACCAGCGCGCAGATGGACTTTACATGATTTTTGACGAGCCACAAAGCGCGATTTCTCCTGGTCAATTTGCAGCATGGTATGATAATGGAGAGTGTTTAGGTTCTGGCGTAATTGCTTAA